A genomic window from Exiguobacterium acetylicum DSM 20416 includes:
- a CDS encoding tRNA dihydrouridine synthase, which translates to MKKNFWQDLPRPFFVLAPMEDVTDVVFRHVVAKAARPDVFFTEFTNTESYCHPKGKQSVRGRLEFTEDEQPMVAHIWGDKPEYFREMSIGMAEMGFSGIDINMGCPVHNVAVNGKGSGLINRPEVAAELIQAAKAGGLPVSVKTRLGYTKVEEWHDWLRHILEQDIANLSIHLRTRKEMSAVPAHFELIPEIKKLRDEIAPQTLLTINGDINDRQHGLELVEKYGVDGVMIGRGIFHNPFAFEVEKKEHSSQELLDLLRLQLDLHDHYSAQFEPRLFKPLRRFFKIYVRGFRGASELRVKLMETNSTDEVRALLDAFVEEEGIHEVNSFSI; encoded by the coding sequence ATGAAAAAGAACTTTTGGCAGGACCTCCCACGACCATTTTTCGTCTTAGCACCGATGGAAGACGTCACCGATGTCGTCTTCCGTCACGTCGTCGCAAAAGCAGCGCGTCCGGACGTGTTCTTCACGGAATTTACGAATACAGAAAGCTATTGTCATCCGAAAGGCAAACAGAGCGTTCGCGGACGTCTCGAGTTCACGGAAGATGAACAACCAATGGTTGCTCACATTTGGGGCGACAAACCGGAATATTTCCGCGAAATGAGCATCGGCATGGCAGAGATGGGCTTTAGCGGAATCGACATCAACATGGGCTGTCCCGTCCATAACGTCGCTGTTAACGGAAAAGGCTCCGGCTTGATCAATCGTCCGGAAGTCGCAGCTGAACTGATTCAAGCTGCAAAAGCGGGCGGTCTTCCAGTCAGCGTCAAAACGCGTCTCGGCTACACGAAGGTCGAAGAGTGGCACGATTGGTTGCGCCACATCCTCGAGCAAGATATTGCGAACCTCTCGATTCACCTCCGGACACGTAAAGAGATGAGCGCCGTTCCAGCGCACTTCGAATTGATTCCGGAAATCAAGAAGTTACGCGATGAAATCGCACCACAGACGTTACTGACGATCAATGGGGACATCAACGATCGCCAACACGGTCTTGAACTCGTCGAGAAATACGGTGTCGATGGTGTCATGATCGGTCGCGGGATCTTCCACAACCCGTTTGCATTCGAAGTCGAGAAAAAAGAACATTCGAGCCAAGAACTCCTCGATTTGTTACGTCTACAGCTCGATCTGCACGATCATTACTCGGCTCAATTCGAACCCCGTCTCTTCAAACCATTACGCCGGTTCTTCAAGATTTACGTCCGCGGGTTCCGCGGTGCGAGTGAACTGCGGGTCAAATTGATGGAGACGAACTCAACGGACGAAGTGCGTGCTTTACTCGACGCCTTCGTTGAAGAAGAAGGCATTCACGAGGTCAACTCGTTTTCAATCTAA
- a CDS encoding HNH endonuclease family protein, which yields MKSIVITTLVCLTAFQFDTTSVSALPSGISSKATAQSQLDALTVKTEGSMTGYSRDLFPHWSSQGGGCDTRQVVLKRDADSYVGSCPVTSGSWYSYYDGLTFTNPSDLDIDHVVPLAEAWRSGASSWTTTTRQAFANDLTGPQLIAVSASSNRSKGDQDPSTWKPTRAGASCAYSKMWINTKSRWNLSLQSSEKTALQTMLNTCTY from the coding sequence ATCAAGTCCATCGTCATCACTACGCTCGTCTGCCTGACCGCTTTCCAATTCGATACGACGTCTGTTTCCGCATTACCGTCGGGTATCTCGTCGAAAGCGACGGCCCAGTCTCAACTCGATGCCTTAACTGTTAAAACAGAAGGCAGCATGACCGGTTATTCGCGTGATTTGTTCCCGCACTGGAGCAGTCAAGGAGGCGGCTGTGATACACGACAAGTCGTCTTAAAACGTGACGCTGATTCATATGTCGGATCGTGCCCCGTTACATCTGGTTCTTGGTATAGTTACTATGACGGACTGACATTCACGAATCCGTCTGACCTCGACATCGATCATGTCGTACCGCTTGCGGAAGCATGGCGCTCAGGAGCAAGCAGCTGGACGACAACGACTCGTCAAGCATTCGCAAACGATTTAACAGGTCCGCAATTGATCGCTGTCTCTGCAAGCTCGAACCGTTCAAAAGGGGATCAGGATCCGTCGACATGGAAGCCGACACGGGCAGGTGCGAGCTGCGCTTACTCGAAGATGTGGATCAATACGAAGAGTCGTTGGAACCTCAG
- a CDS encoding LURP-one-related/scramblase family protein, which translates to MHTLYMKQKAFSLRGRFAIQDEAGHDAYHIEGSFLKLPKTFSVTNRDGEEVAEITKKTFSFRPVFYVEAAGQSFEIIKELTFFKDRYTINSDQFEVTGDWWDVDFEVLQQGQRIGRVQKKWISWTDQYMIEVEDEAMEELLIALVVAIDCVKAEESSNNSSFIN; encoded by the coding sequence ATGCATACACTCTATATGAAACAAAAAGCCTTCAGTTTACGTGGACGATTTGCGATTCAGGACGAAGCGGGACACGATGCGTATCACATCGAGGGGAGTTTCTTGAAACTACCGAAGACGTTCAGCGTGACGAACCGAGATGGAGAAGAAGTCGCGGAAATTACGAAAAAGACGTTTAGTTTCCGCCCTGTCTTTTATGTCGAAGCAGCAGGACAATCATTTGAAATCATTAAAGAACTTACCTTCTTCAAGGACCGTTATACGATCAACTCGGATCAGTTCGAAGTGACGGGCGACTGGTGGGATGTTGATTTTGAAGTCCTACAACAAGGGCAACGAATTGGACGTGTTCAGAAAAAATGGATTTCTTGGACCGATCAGTACATGATTGAAGTCGAAGATGAAGCGATGGAAGAATTGCTGATTGCCCTTGTCGTCGCGATTGATTGCGTCAAGGCGGAGGAAAGTTCAAACAACTCGTCTTTCATCAATTAA
- a CDS encoding NUDIX hydrolase, with the protein MEQWDVYTADRKKTGRLWTRGTPHTAGDYHMTIHVCVFNAKGEMLVQQRQPFKSGWPNMWDVTVGGSAVSGDTSQMAAQRELSEELGLDIDFTGIRPHLTIPFEIGFDDYYLVEQEVDLTTLRLQEEEVQRVAWMTEEAIVNGIEEGWFIGYHESLIRLLFALRHSYGAHNEA; encoded by the coding sequence ATGGAGCAATGGGATGTATACACAGCCGATCGCAAGAAAACAGGACGGCTCTGGACACGGGGGACGCCACATACAGCCGGCGATTATCACATGACGATTCACGTCTGTGTCTTTAACGCCAAAGGAGAGATGCTCGTCCAACAACGGCAACCGTTCAAATCTGGTTGGCCGAACATGTGGGATGTGACGGTCGGAGGCAGTGCAGTCAGCGGGGATACGAGTCAGATGGCAGCACAACGGGAACTGTCGGAAGAGCTTGGACTCGATATCGATTTCACAGGCATCCGTCCCCATCTGACGATTCCGTTTGAAATCGGTTTTGATGATTATTATCTCGTCGAGCAGGAAGTGGATTTGACGACGCTGAGACTACAGGAAGAAGAAGTTCAGCGCGTCGCCTGGATGACAGAAGAAGCGATCGTCAACGGGATCGAAGAAGGATGGTTCATCGGGTATCATGAATCATTGATTCGACTGTTATTTGCCCTTCGCCACAGTTACGGCGCGCATAACGAGGCATAA
- a CDS encoding MFS transporter, producing MSTTKKGYFMMIVLWFAYATFAMNWVAGSSLTPQITAHFFGNQTVDPLISQLVNYSITTARVFANILAALILMKLGPKKAPLLALLFLMMSIVAIYLPNYWAYTVARMVMGLGGSMVIVYMNPVVTRYIQDPAEKLRINAFNTVSYNVGAFVVSLLFTLFADQFVSDWKLTLTIFASLTAILFFAWWIGSESFELNDAADADETPYGYGDAVRDPFLWKYAVAFGGFLTLYILSLVGLKPVFDTYTQLNGSLVNLLVSGAGIVGTFVGLRIGNKGTPRKPILLISGTVMIASFLVTVLFGNISPLVSYVFAFISGFAMYIQYPIFMNLAHERKGMTPQKITVLFGLFWAIAYATQTIFTIIWSYALGHAGYTVSMIVFFLCCSVYLFFTFFLPETKPKRTDALRKSA from the coding sequence ATGTCTACCACAAAAAAAGGCTATTTCATGATGATCGTCCTCTGGTTCGCCTATGCGACCTTCGCCATGAACTGGGTCGCCGGTTCGTCGTTGACGCCGCAAATCACGGCGCATTTCTTCGGCAATCAGACCGTTGACCCCCTCATCTCACAACTCGTCAACTATTCGATTACGACGGCACGTGTCTTCGCCAACATTCTCGCCGCGCTCATCTTAATGAAGCTCGGTCCGAAAAAAGCACCGTTACTCGCACTGTTGTTCTTAATGATGTCGATTGTCGCCATCTATCTGCCGAACTACTGGGCATATACGGTCGCTCGCATGGTCATGGGACTTGGTGGTTCAATGGTCATCGTCTACATGAACCCAGTCGTGACACGTTACATTCAGGATCCAGCTGAAAAGTTACGGATCAACGCCTTCAACACTGTCTCCTATAACGTCGGTGCATTCGTCGTGTCACTCTTGTTCACACTATTCGCTGATCAATTCGTCAGTGACTGGAAACTGACGTTGACGATCTTCGCGAGTCTGACAGCGATTCTCTTCTTCGCATGGTGGATCGGTAGTGAGTCGTTCGAGTTGAACGATGCTGCGGACGCGGACGAAACGCCTTACGGTTATGGAGATGCTGTCCGCGATCCGTTCCTCTGGAAATATGCGGTTGCCTTCGGCGGTTTCTTGACGCTCTATATCTTATCGCTCGTCGGCTTGAAACCTGTGTTCGATACGTATACGCAGTTGAACGGTTCGCTCGTCAACCTGTTGGTCTCAGGTGCCGGAATCGTCGGAACGTTCGTCGGTCTACGGATCGGTAACAAAGGAACACCTCGTAAACCGATTCTGTTGATCAGCGGGACGGTCATGATCGCGAGTTTCCTCGTCACCGTCTTGTTCGGAAACATCTCGCCACTCGTTTCGTATGTCTTTGCGTTCATTTCCGGATTTGCGATGTACATCCAGTATCCGATCTTCATGAACTTGGCACACGAACGAAAAGGGATGACACCGCAAAAGATTACCGTCTTATTCGGTCTCTTCTGGGCGATTGCTTATGCGACGCAGACGATCTTTACGATCATTTGGAGTTACGCACTCGGACATGCGGGATATACGGTCTCGATGATCGTCTTCTTCCTCTGCTGTTCCGTGTATCTATTCTTCACGTTCTTCTTACCAGAAACAAAACCAAAACGGACGGATGCACTTCGAAAATCCGCTTAA
- a CDS encoding glycoside hydrolase family 3 protein — translation MTYTLDWQAYTKLARQTVAEGAVLLQNDGVLPLQPASTVAVFGRNQFNYYKSGTGSGGMVNVTNVVSPLDMLREDVTLNADVLKAYETWLEDHPFDQGEGWAAEPWSQEEMPLDATLVQQAALDSDVALIMIGRTAGEDRDNTADPGSYFLTETEREMLRLVTTHFKQTVVVLNVGNIIDMRWVEETAPSAILYAWQGGMEGGTGLSDLLLGRVSPSGKLPDTIVHSLDDYPSTPYFGHADRALYQEDIYVGYRYFETFAPEAVLYPFGYGLSYTSFNLTTDVTTSADAWVVTATVTNTGQMSGKEVVQGYLEKPQGQLGNPTRQLVTFGKTKELAPGEQESLTLIVPFASFASYDDSGVTGHKSSYVVEPGAYQLYLGTDVRSAVPVVSHSVETLDVTDVLTENMAPVTAFERIKPQATETGYTVTYEATPMRTIDPEQRRQQERPVEQTQTEDAGWKLRDVKEERVTLETFLDQLTDTDLAAIVRGEGMNSPRVTPGTAGAFGGVTTELEALGIPAGCCADGPSGIRMDIGTKAFSLPNGTLLASTFNTTLIADLFEMTGLELRKNEIDTLLGPGMNLHRHPLNGRNFEYFSEDSYLTGKMAVAQLDGMHRVGVTGTLKHFSANNQEFHRHDLDSIVSERALRELYLKGFEMAVKDGKAYSIMTTYGAVNGIWTAGLYDQNTRILRDEWGFEGIVMTDWWAKINAEGLEANRQQTATMVRSQNDLYMVVGEPGTNPFEDDTLTALADGTLRRSELLRSAANICQFLLRSPVMDRVMGTATSIDVLGAPVEEETLEDQAVSHQRLVSGDAFPLTDVVTTTGSSHVFAVTAEETGMYQVTLTARSNAGELAQMPVTLFANNMPVATFTFNGTNGEWVSQTKDVFVFNPHNYLKLYFALGGLELKELTFTLAESFHMKNG, via the coding sequence ATGACATACACGCTCGATTGGCAAGCCTATACAAAACTCGCTCGACAAACCGTCGCGGAAGGGGCGGTCCTCTTACAAAATGATGGTGTGCTCCCGTTACAACCCGCATCGACGGTCGCTGTCTTCGGACGTAATCAGTTCAACTACTATAAAAGCGGTACGGGATCAGGCGGAATGGTCAACGTCACGAACGTCGTCAGTCCGCTCGATATGCTACGCGAAGACGTAACGCTGAATGCAGACGTCCTCAAGGCGTACGAGACGTGGCTTGAAGACCATCCGTTTGACCAAGGTGAAGGCTGGGCAGCCGAGCCGTGGTCGCAAGAAGAGATGCCGCTTGACGCGACACTCGTTCAGCAAGCAGCGCTTGACTCCGATGTTGCCTTGATCATGATTGGTCGTACGGCTGGGGAAGACCGCGACAATACAGCGGATCCAGGGAGTTATTTTTTAACGGAGACGGAACGGGAGATGCTCCGACTCGTGACGACACACTTCAAACAAACTGTCGTCGTCTTGAACGTCGGGAACATCATCGATATGCGCTGGGTCGAAGAGACGGCGCCAAGTGCTATTCTCTACGCGTGGCAAGGAGGAATGGAAGGCGGAACTGGACTGAGTGATCTCTTGCTCGGCCGCGTCTCGCCGTCTGGGAAACTACCGGATACGATCGTTCATTCACTCGATGATTATCCGTCGACACCATACTTCGGTCATGCCGATCGCGCGTTGTATCAAGAAGACATCTATGTCGGGTACCGTTACTTCGAGACGTTCGCACCGGAAGCGGTCTTGTATCCGTTCGGGTATGGATTATCGTATACGTCGTTCAACCTTACGACAGACGTGACGACGTCAGCAGACGCCTGGGTGGTTACAGCGACAGTGACGAATACCGGGCAGATGAGCGGGAAGGAAGTCGTACAAGGATACCTTGAGAAACCACAAGGACAACTCGGGAACCCGACGCGTCAACTCGTTACGTTCGGCAAGACAAAAGAACTCGCACCAGGCGAACAAGAGTCTCTCACACTCATCGTACCGTTCGCCTCGTTTGCGAGTTATGACGATAGTGGCGTCACCGGGCATAAATCTTCTTATGTTGTCGAACCTGGCGCGTATCAGCTGTATCTCGGAACGGACGTCCGGTCGGCGGTTCCAGTTGTGAGCCATTCCGTCGAGACGCTTGACGTCACGGATGTCTTAACCGAGAACATGGCACCGGTGACGGCGTTTGAACGCATCAAACCGCAAGCGACCGAAACGGGATATACAGTGACATATGAAGCAACACCAATGCGGACGATCGATCCGGAACAACGTCGTCAACAGGAGCGTCCCGTTGAACAGACGCAGACAGAAGATGCCGGTTGGAAGTTACGCGACGTCAAAGAAGAGCGCGTCACGCTCGAGACGTTCCTCGATCAATTGACGGATACGGATCTTGCAGCAATCGTTCGGGGGGAAGGGATGAACTCACCGCGCGTCACACCAGGAACAGCGGGCGCTTTTGGTGGCGTGACGACAGAACTCGAAGCACTTGGCATTCCAGCAGGCTGTTGCGCAGATGGTCCGTCTGGGATCCGGATGGACATCGGAACGAAAGCCTTCTCGTTACCGAACGGAACGTTGCTTGCCTCGACGTTCAACACGACGTTGATCGCCGATCTATTTGAGATGACAGGTCTTGAGTTACGAAAGAACGAGATTGATACGTTGCTTGGACCTGGGATGAACCTCCATCGTCATCCACTCAACGGACGGAACTTCGAGTATTTCTCGGAAGATTCGTATCTGACTGGAAAAATGGCAGTGGCACAACTCGACGGGATGCATCGGGTTGGTGTGACAGGAACGTTGAAACACTTCAGTGCCAACAACCAAGAATTCCACCGGCATGATCTGGATTCGATTGTGTCAGAACGGGCGTTGCGTGAGTTGTACCTGAAAGGGTTCGAGATGGCCGTCAAAGACGGGAAAGCCTACTCGATCATGACGACGTATGGTGCCGTCAATGGGATCTGGACTGCCGGCTTGTACGATCAGAACACACGCATCTTGCGCGATGAGTGGGGCTTTGAAGGGATCGTCATGACTGATTGGTGGGCGAAAATCAACGCCGAAGGTTTGGAAGCAAACCGTCAACAAACGGCGACGATGGTCCGTTCGCAAAACGATCTCTACATGGTCGTCGGTGAACCGGGAACGAATCCATTCGAGGATGATACGTTGACGGCTCTCGCCGACGGAACACTTCGACGTTCCGAGTTACTGCGCAGTGCCGCGAACATCTGTCAGTTCCTGTTGCGTTCACCAGTCATGGACCGTGTGATGGGAACAGCAACATCGATTGATGTCCTCGGGGCACCGGTCGAAGAAGAGACACTCGAAGATCAAGCTGTCTCGCACCAACGTCTCGTCAGCGGAGATGCCTTCCCGTTAACGGACGTCGTGACGACGACAGGAAGCAGTCACGTCTTCGCTGTCACGGCGGAAGAGACAGGAATGTACCAGGTCACGTTGACGGCACGTTCGAATGCCGGCGAACTGGCACAGATGCCGGTGACACTATTTGCGAACAACATGCCGGTCGCGACCTTCACCTTCAACGGAACGAACGGTGAATGGGTCAGCCAGACGAAGGACGTCTTCGTCTTCAATCCGCACAACTATTTAAAACTCTACTTTGCACTCGGTGGTCTGGAGTTAAAAGAGTTGACGTTCACGCTTGCGGAATCGTTTCATATGAAGAACGGCTAA
- a CDS encoding alpha/beta hydrolase, producing MSTASMQDLLRTLRNCSSIHQDGLEIVDKAIPDVSTPGTLDPRVREVILTQRPSVSIPEGASPVELARAGMGWNNEDVTTRQIATDVFAIPRPGTTIEARLYRPEAARPLPLVVYFHGGGFFGGTLETVENPCKALADKGNVAVLSVGYRLAPEHPFPTGLEDCHAAIDWAVEHADRLGIDSGAIAVAGDSAGGNLATVCCLLDRERPTPYIRYQVLYYPVVNVGEHPNSEYDWTIEAYDRQTESELLERIILSLQDEEGVLEQWYVQTSGAKDPRISPLFATLDDLPEALVITGEFDYLRLEGEAYAKKLARAGVKTRYLQYRGMEHAFLDKLGLYPQAEDSLDEIAKDLKRLFSQTN from the coding sequence TTGTCTACCGCATCGATGCAAGATTTGCTACGAACGTTACGAAATTGTTCATCGATTCATCAAGACGGACTTGAAATCGTCGATAAGGCAATTCCTGACGTCTCGACCCCGGGAACACTCGATCCGCGTGTCCGAGAGGTCATTCTCACGCAGCGTCCATCGGTCTCGATTCCAGAAGGGGCGTCGCCAGTTGAATTGGCGCGTGCTGGCATGGGTTGGAACAACGAAGACGTGACGACCCGACAGATTGCAACAGACGTCTTTGCGATCCCAAGACCCGGTACCACGATCGAAGCACGGCTGTATCGTCCGGAAGCGGCACGTCCGCTCCCGCTCGTCGTCTATTTCCATGGCGGTGGTTTTTTCGGTGGTACGCTCGAGACGGTCGAGAACCCATGTAAGGCATTAGCCGATAAGGGGAACGTCGCCGTCTTGTCAGTTGGTTATCGATTAGCACCCGAGCATCCGTTTCCGACAGGACTTGAGGATTGTCATGCAGCGATCGATTGGGCAGTCGAACACGCTGATCGACTTGGGATTGATTCAGGTGCGATCGCTGTCGCCGGTGATAGTGCCGGTGGGAACTTAGCGACGGTCTGTTGTTTGCTCGACCGCGAGCGTCCGACGCCGTATATCCGCTATCAAGTCTTGTATTATCCGGTCGTCAATGTCGGTGAACATCCGAATTCGGAATATGACTGGACGATTGAAGCGTATGACCGACAAACGGAATCGGAGCTACTCGAACGGATCATTTTGTCGCTGCAAGATGAAGAAGGTGTCCTCGAGCAATGGTACGTTCAAACAAGTGGCGCAAAGGATCCGAGGATTTCTCCGTTATTCGCTACGCTCGATGATCTACCAGAGGCACTCGTCATTACAGGAGAGTTTGATTACTTACGTCTTGAAGGGGAAGCGTATGCGAAAAAGCTCGCACGCGCCGGCGTCAAGACTCGTTATCTCCAGTACCGCGGGATGGAACATGCCTTTCTTGATAAACTCGGTCTGTATCCGCAAGCCGAGGACAGCTTAGACGAAATCGCGAAAGACTTAAAACGACTTTTTTCTCAAACTAACTAA
- a CDS encoding DUF4317 domain-containing protein has product MNKKDIADIRRHFKMDADLLKIHEIYNVYIRKETSEIYHEEARPFPLLDPEQQELFLANFKKVLGGKLDVKLFEVKFTHPEEGEKGHTQQLLYEGLYAEEPEDWVEQMQTMALKMVQDVQYENDLVVTFIRGQYYKTTKRQADETEIDPNDDVYTTPFILGSLNLTELPKQSLVFDFVEREFKSNLFINPVIKLASPIGGFLFPTFTDNAADVNHVLYAAGKPNKPDFGFLENVLNGQPIVTADEDKAIFEEIVKSVVGESMDTKTLAGVYENINQLIVVEEDQDEEEVPMLDVQEVERVLKASGVEDVSTEQVERAFKTVVDDPTYEMKASNIVPNYEAKSIKINTKVANIAISPQDLKYVKQVNYQGKRCLLIEVEEDTVIDGFTIVSQEQLR; this is encoded by the coding sequence ATGAATAAAAAAGACATCGCCGACATCCGTCGTCACTTCAAGATGGATGCCGATTTACTAAAAATCCATGAAATCTACAACGTCTATATCCGAAAAGAGACGAGCGAAATCTATCATGAGGAAGCCCGACCGTTTCCATTGCTTGATCCGGAACAACAGGAGCTGTTCCTCGCGAACTTCAAGAAAGTATTAGGTGGAAAACTCGACGTCAAGCTGTTCGAGGTCAAGTTCACGCATCCGGAAGAAGGAGAGAAGGGTCACACACAGCAGCTCCTTTATGAAGGACTGTATGCGGAAGAGCCGGAGGACTGGGTCGAACAGATGCAGACGATGGCGTTGAAGATGGTTCAGGACGTCCAGTACGAGAATGACCTCGTCGTCACGTTCATTCGCGGACAATACTATAAAACGACGAAACGCCAAGCGGATGAGACAGAGATCGATCCAAATGACGACGTCTATACGACGCCGTTCATCCTCGGTAGCCTTAACTTGACGGAGTTACCGAAACAATCGCTCGTCTTTGATTTTGTCGAACGCGAATTCAAGTCGAACTTATTCATCAATCCGGTCATCAAACTGGCGTCGCCGATCGGTGGATTTCTCTTCCCGACCTTTACCGACAACGCAGCAGACGTTAATCATGTCTTGTATGCGGCAGGCAAACCGAATAAACCGGATTTCGGCTTCCTTGAAAATGTCTTGAACGGTCAACCGATCGTCACGGCAGATGAAGATAAAGCGATCTTCGAGGAGATCGTCAAATCGGTCGTCGGTGAATCGATGGATACAAAGACGTTAGCCGGTGTCTATGAAAACATTAACCAGTTGATCGTCGTCGAAGAGGATCAGGATGAGGAAGAAGTACCGATGCTCGACGTCCAGGAAGTCGAGCGTGTCCTCAAGGCAAGTGGTGTCGAAGACGTCAGCACGGAACAAGTCGAACGAGCGTTCAAGACGGTCGTTGACGATCCGACATACGAGATGAAAGCGAGTAACATCGTCCCGAACTATGAAGCGAAATCGATTAAAATCAATACGAAGGTCGCAAATATCGCGATCAGTCCGCAAGACTTGAAGTACGTCAAACAAGTCAACTACCAAGGCAAACGCTGCCTGTTGATCGAGGTTGAGGAAGACACGGTCATCGATGGTTTTACGATCGTTTCACAAGAACAATTACGATGA